Sequence from the Flavobacteriales bacterium genome:
GTGACGCACTGAACGGTCAATCAGGAGCTCTGTCAACCCTATCAACTCAGTCAACTCCGTCAACCAAATACCGCCTCGCAGCCTCTACGATTACCTCTGGCGCCCGTTGAGGCCGCATGGTTTCGCTATCCACAAAAACCAATTGTGTTAGTGCCGTATTCAGCAATTCGCCTTTCGCATTCCAAGTCTCATACTCGAATGTGATCCGCGAACGCGGAACTTCCTTCACGCGGGTAATAATGGTCAGTTCTTCATCATAGAACGCAGGTTTCTTATAGTCGATCTCGTAACGGATCACAGGCATCATGATTCCCTGCGCTTCGAGCTCCGCATAGCTGATTCCCAGCACGCGCATCGCCTCCACGCGACCCACCTCAAAATAGGTGGCGTAGTTGCCGTAATACACATACCCCATTCTATCCACTTCCGAATAGCGCGTTCGGATCTTCGTGCTGTGCTCAAACATTTGGTTCAAAGAAAAGATTTGCAATTGACAATTGGCAACCTGCAATTGGCAATCAGACTGGAAACACATTCCCTCAGTTTAGAATTTCTTCATTTAAGATTTAACGCTTTACAAAATTGGTTCTGTAAACTTGCAGCCATGCGTTGGATGTGGCTTCTCATTCTTTTTGCTGCCTGTTCGGGTCCTATCACCGAATACAAGGCCATCGAAATGAACGACTCGATTGCGGATGAGCCGACCGCAGAATCCATTATCAAGCCATATCGCGATAGCCTCGACCTGACCATGAACACCGTTTTGGTTCAGAATGATGTTCCGCTTACGCGAGGAATTCCAGAATGCACCTTGGGCAACCTTATTGCTGACCTGTTGCTTGAGCGTGCACAGACAGAATTACCAGATTCCATCCTGCCCGACATGTGCCTCATCAACATAGGTGGTCTGCGTGTCGATCTTCCTCAGGGCGACATTACTGTGAACAAGGTTTTCGAACTCATGCCTTTCGAAAACGAACTGGATGTCATCAAACTTTCTCCCGAAAAAATGCAAGAAATGCTCGATTACCTCCGCGAGAAAGGCGGTCAGCCGCTGGCTGGCATGCAACTGACCATCAAACCCAACGGCTACAATTGTAAGATCGATGGTGAACCGCTCGACCCAACGCGTTCCTATTATATAGTGACCAGCGATTACCTGGCCGATGGTGGCGACAAGATGTACTTCTTCCAGGAACCTGAAGCGCGGTACAGCACGGGCATCAAGATCCGCGATGCCATCATGGATCATTTCAGGATCATTGGTCTGAGCGGAAAACCGCTCACCTCAAAACTGGACGGAAGACTCGTTATCGAATGAACCGCAGGAACTTCATACGCAACTCAGCTGTGGCAGGAGCTTCCATCGGAGCGCTTGGTACGCTTGGTTCGTGCAATCTTTCAGAATTGGGTGTGAAGAAACTGACCATTCTTCACACGAATGATGTGCACAGCCGAATTGACCCGTTTCCTACAACCGATAGCAAATACCCTGGCCTGGGCGGTTTCGCCCGCAGGGCGGAAATGATCAAACAGATCCGTGAGCAAGAGAAGAATGTGCTGCTTTTTGATAGTGGCGATATCTTTCAAGGAACGCCCTACTTCAATTACTTCGGTGGCGAGGTGGAATTCAAGCTGATGAGCGAGATGGGTTACGATGCCGCCACGTACGGCAACCACGATTTCGACAATGGCATTGAAGGACTGATGAAACAGCTTCCTCACGCCAAGTTCCCGTTCATCAACTCCAATTACGAACTATCTGATACGCCTCTTTCGGAAACAACACTTAGAAACAAGGTGATTGAATTGGACGGAATACGCGTGGGCGTTTTTGGTCTTGGTATCGAGTTGGAAGGTTTGGTAAACCCAAAACTTTACGGGAACGTGCGCTACACCGACCCGATCGCGACAGCAAATGAGCAGGCTTCATATCTGAGAAATGAACAGAACTGCGACCTCGTTGTGTGTCTTTCACACCTCGGTTACGACTACAATGCCGAGAAGTACAATTTTGACGTAGACCGAATGTGCGATAAACACGTAGCCACAAACAGTCAAAATATAGATATCATCCTTGGTGGACACACCCACACTTTCCTTGATCAGCCTGACTACGTGCTTAACAAAGACGGCAAAAATGTAATGATATGTCAGGTGGGTTGGGCAGGAATCAAACTGGGGAGAATAGACCTGCAGATTGATGTTGCAACACGGGCATCGAAGGGCTCTTATATTGCACCAAAAGTTTCATAAAGTCAATACCATTTTCATTTTTTTTTCCTCTTTCTTTTCCCAATTTTTGCCTCCCTCTGAAATGGTTGAAAGCCGCGCGTATCAAGGCTTTCCCGTGTTTCAAGAGCGTTAAAGTATTAACCCTTAGTTAGTTGACGGAAGGCTTATGAAGAAAGACTGTAAAGAGGTTTGGGACAATTGTTTGGAAGTAATCAGGGATAACGTTCCTTATCAGAGTTACAGAACGTGGTTTGAGCCTATCGTACCCGTAAAATTGGACGGGAACGTGCTGACCATTCAAGTGCCCAGCCAATTCTTTTACGAGTGGCTGGAGGAACATTACATCTCGCTGTTGAAAAAGACAGTGAAGAAAGAGCTTGGAACCGAGGGAAGACTGGAGTACCAGATCATTATGGAGAACGCTTACAACAACAGTAAGCCATACTCTGTGCGCGTACCGACCAACTCGGCAACCACCAAAAACCAACCTGTTTCCATGCCGCTTGACCTTGGCAGAACAGACGTGATCAAGAATCCGTTCATCATTCCAGGGTTGAAGAAAGTGAAGGTTGAATCGCAACTGAATGCGAACTACAATTTCGACAACTTCATTGAAGGAGATTGCAACCGTTTGGCACGCTCTGCGGGTTACGCGGTGGCCAACAAACCAGGCGGAACGGCTTTCAACCCACTCCTATTATATGGTGGTGTTGGATTGGGAAAAACCCACTTGGCTCATGCCATCGGTATCGAGATCAAGGAAAAGCATCCGAACAAGACCGTTCTGTACGTTTCGTCTGAAAAGTTCACGCACCAGTTCATTGATGCTGTGAAGAACAACAGCCACAATGACTTTGTACACTTCTATCAGATGATCGATGTGTTGATCATGGATGATGTGCAGTTCCTGGCTGGAAAAGACAAAACACAGGATGTGTTCTTCCACATCTTCAATCACTTGCACCAGAACGGAAAGCAGCTGGTGCTGACCAGCGACAAAGCACCCGTGGAAATGCAAGGCATGGAGCAACGATTGCTTTCCCGCTTCAAATGGGGCTTGGCCGCAGACCTTTCGGCTCCTGAGTTGGAAACCCGTATCGCCATCCTTCACAAGAAGATCTATCAGGATGGAATTGAACTTCCTGACGAAGTATTGGAATACCTCGCTTACAGCATCACCACCAACATCCGCGAACTGGAAGGGGCGTTGATATCGTTGCTTGCCCAAGCTTCGTTGAACAAGAAATCCATCAACTTGGAACTTGCCAAGCAGATGATCGACAAGTTCGTGAAGAACACCGCTCGCGAGATCAGCATCGATTACATTCAGAAAGTGGTGTCGGATTACTTTGATATGCCGATCGAGTTGATGAAGTCGAAAACACGCAAGCGCGAGGTTGTTCAGGCACGTCAGATCGCGATGTTCTATGCCAAGAACATGACCAAAGCGTCATTGGCAACGATCGGTGCACAATGCGGTGGAAAAGACCACGCAACCGTGCTTCACGCATACCGCACGGTGAACAACTTGATCGAGACCGACAAGCAGTTCCGTGGTTACATTTCTGACCTCGATAAGAAGATCAAACTCCAGTAATCCATGGCAACGCCTCGCGTGCTGATGGTATGTCTCGGAAATATTTGCCGAAGCCCAATGGCGGAAGGCATTCTCAAACACAAGGCCCAACAACAGGGCCTTGACGTTTTTATAGACAGTGCTGGAACAAGCAATTGGCATGAAGGCGAACAGCCCGATGCCCGTGCGATGGCAGAAATGCGTTCGAACAACATCGACATTTCCTACCAACGTTCGCGGCCTTTTCAAGTTTCTGATTTTGATCGATTCGACCACATTCTGGTGATGGACACTTCCAATCGCTCCAATGTGTTGAGCTTGGCGCGAAATGCCGATGATGCGGCCAAAGTGAAACTGATGCTTGATTATGGAAATGAAGTGAAGGGAAAGTCTGTTCCCGATCCATACTATGATGATGGCTTCGGGCGCGTGTTCGACCTGCTCGATTACGCCTGTGATGTGTTCATTGAAGAAGAACTGAAATGAGCACGGGAACGCTGTATCTGATTCCCGTTTCGTTGGGCGAAACCAACAACGACAAGCTTTTCCCAAACCTGAATCTGCGACTGTTGGATGAGTTGGAATATCTGGTTGTGGAGAATGAAAAATCCGCAAGACGATTCATCCGATCCACAGGAAACAAACGCGATTTCGATGGATTGGAGTTGATCCTTCTTGATAAGCGAACCAAACAACACGAGATTTCTCGACCGATTGAATTGCTCATTCAAGGAAAGGATGTAGGCATCATGTCTGAGGCTGGTTGTCCAGGCGTTGCCGATCCAGGGCAGATACTGATCGCTCAGGCGCATCAGTTCAACATCAAGGTGGTTCCGCTCATTGGTCCTTCTTCTATCCTACTCGGCCTGATGGCCAGTGGATTGAACGGACAGGGCTTCACTTTCCACGGTTATATTCCGATTGACAAGCGCGAACGGTTACACAAACTGCGTGATATGGACACAGCCGTTGCGAAAACGGGCCACACGCAGATCTTCATGGAAACGCCTTACCGCAACCAGCACCTTTTTGACGACATCTTAAAAACCTGTAACGGCAATCACAAACTCTGTGTGGCGGTTGACATCACCTTGGAAACCGAACAGATCAAAACCTTGGCTGTTGCAGAGTGGAAAACCCAAAAGATCAATCTCCACAAACGACCTTGTATGTTTTTGTTGGGAAATTGATTCGTTATCTTCAATTCATGAAGATAAAATTCCTCATTTCAACTGTCTTCCTGTTGAATTCAATCGGTTCCTTCGCACAGGTAGTTTCAGGGGTTGTCTTAGATGTTGACACAAAAGAAGGTCTATTTGGAGCAACTGTTGTCCTCAAGCAAAACAAAAGCATTGGGGTACTTACAGATTTTGACGGGAACTTTGAGTTTAAAATTCCATCAAAACACCGGAAATTCCCTGTAGAAGTCCTATTCAGCTATTTGGGTTATGAATCGCAAACTGTCTGGCTGGCAGAGGACGACATGTCTAAACCGCTTCTCATAGAAATGAAATCAGACTGCATATTAATTGACACAATCATGGTCAAAACAGTAACTTCTAAGGCCAAAGATCCATGATGGTTGCAAACCAGAAACCCATTCAAACAGCACTTATCTTAACCCCAATCGACCCGAAGAAATAGAATGGATTCTAAGAAGATTTCAATTGATCTACTAAGCTAATTCTGTCGCTCTTAACTTCCTCAAATACAACAGGTCAACCAGCATCCAGCCTGTGAACAAGGCTGAAATGGCAATCGAGAAAGGAAGCGTGTAATCGTACCAATCAGCGAAATAGTTATGATAGCAGAGGTTGTACAGCGGCACGAACATGAGGAATCTGGCAATCTCCACAGGATAGAACCATGGTTTGTTCTCCATGATGGCACCAACTGAAAGTGTGCTCAAACAGATAAGGAAGAAGAACGCCAACTGGTAGAACAGCGTAAGGTTCTGAATCTGTCCCATATAAGCAGCGAGGAAATACGTGAGCAGTAGGAACTGCAAACTCACATAGATCTTCAAATGAAGCGGTGTTTCAGTGGCGTATTTATGAACTACACTAGACACCTTTTTACCATTGTCGGTCACCTGTCCAAGCAACCGTCCCAAGTATTCTGGCCCACGGAAAATGAGCGCCAGTTTTTCCTTCACGGTTTTAAGTTGCTTGCTACCCTGCCACATTTCCACATAAAAATGGAAGTTGGCCCAAACCGTATTCCAACTGTTCAGGGGTGTAGTAATTCCGTAAACGCATTCTTCATCCTCATCTATGAATGTCCCGTGAATACGGTCCCAAAGAATGAATGTGGCCGCGTAATTATGATCGAGGTACTGCTCATTAGTGGCGTGATGGACCCGATGATGCGCAGGCGAGTTGAAAATGAATTCGAACCACTTCGGCATGCGGTCGATAGCCTTGGTATGAATCCAATACTGATAAAGCGTCACAATTCCAGCGGCCGCACCGAAACTCAGCGGGTCGATTCCCAAGAACGGCATTGGTAGGAATAGTGGAAACGCAATCAGGTTATGGAACCAACTTTGGCGCAACGCCACGGTCAGATTGTATTCCTCACTTTGATGATGCACGATATGCGCACCCCAGAAAATGTTCCATTCGTGCCCCCAGCGATGCGCCCAATAAAAGATGTAATCGAACACGAAAATGGCAATGATGACGCTGTACCAACTGAAATCGATGGTGAAGAATCGGTGATTCTCATACGCCCAAACATAAAGCATCAGCAGAAACGCCTTGGTGACCGCTCCGATGGCCTGACTGCCAATTCCAATATTGAGGTTGGTAATACTATCCTCGAAATTGAAATCCCCCCCTCCTTTCTTGATGTAATTGTGAATGACCTCGGCAGCGATGGTCAACAGGAATACGGGAATGGCAAAAAGGATGTAATTCGGGTTCATTCTGAAATAAAAAAGGGGTTCAACTTGTGAACCCCTAATTTAAAGCCTTATTCGCTTGAAATCAAGCGATTGTGATTATTTCACACTCACTAGCTCCACATCGAAGATCAAGTTGGTGCGAGGTGGGATCATTGATCCTGCGCCATGCTCACCATAAGCCAATTGGTAAGGAATAATCAAACGGGCTTTCTCGCCCACTTTCAGAAGTGCGATGCCTTCGTCCCAACCCTTGATCACACGACCCACACCGATCGGAAAGCTGATTGGCTCACCACGGGAAACAGAGCTATCGAAAATGGTTCCGTCATACAGATAGCCTGTGTAGTGAACGGCCACGGTTGAACCTGGCGTTACTGGAGTTCCATCAGTCTTGTTCAGGCGGATGTACTTCAGTCCAGTTCCTGTTGCGATGGTATCCAAACCTTCCGTTTTGAAGGGCGTTGGCTTCACCACTTTCTTCACATCCATCAACTGCACATCAAAGATCAGAGTTGAATTCGCAGGAATGGTCGGTCGGTTCATGGAACCGTATCCCAAATTCGAAGGAATGATCAAGGTTGCTGAATCACCAACATGCAGGTAGGCGATTCCTTCGTCCCAACCTTTGATAACGCGGCCACCTCCCAACGGAAATGTGAACGGCTGACCGCGGTCGTATGAATTATCAAATGGCGAACCATCCAACAATCGACCAGCGTAGTGCACAGAGACATTATCGCCTTTCTCGGCAGCTTCCCCGTTTCCATGTTTCCAAATGATGTACTTCAGTCCAGAAGCAGTGGTAATGGTATCAGTTGTCGGCTTTGCGGCTTCGGCAGATTCGCCTGTGGCAGCCTTATCGTTGCATTTAGAGGCCACCATCAACATCCATCCAAGGGCGGCAAAAAGGGTCAGTTTTTTCATCTATTTTTCTGTTTCTATTTATTTGGTTCGAGTACCGAGATCACTTCGAGGTCGTAAACCACAACAGCCTTTTTCGGGATACAATCGTCATCACCAAGCAAGCCAAAAGCGAGGTGCGAAGGTAAAATTATTTTAACCCGATCGCCTTCCCGAAGATGCAGCACCGCCTCTTCCAAACCGCTCTCCACACCACCGCGCCCGACAAGGAATTCCTTCGCCCCGCGCTCCTCCGAAGTGTAGCACGTTCTGCCCGTCAAAAGGCTCGTTTCATAGTTGTAACGGATCACTTTTCCCGTTTCCACAGGTTTGCCATTTCCGTGCTCGTAGATCATCAGCCGCAGGCCCGAACCCGTTTCCTCCATCTCCCAATTATGGCGTTTCACATAATGGTCAATGTCTTCAGCCTCGCTCTGCAACAGAACCTTGTTCGCCTCTTCCAGCGGCTTCTTGAACTTGTTCGGATTCACGGGTGGCGCATCAGGTTGCGTGTCGCATGCCGAAAAAACCGTGACCAGCACGAGTAAAAGCAACATCAGGGCGTTCCCCCGAAAAGCTCCGTAAACTCCGCTTTCGCGGTCGGGCTGTCCGCTATATCTTTTTTGCCGAAAGCAAAAAAGGATGCCGCTTCCATCCCTAACGCGCGCTTCCTCCAGCCTCATCAGTAATTCAGTTTGTCCGCGTTCTCCTTTACCAACGCCACAAATTTGTCTATCGTTTCCTGCAACGAAAGATCCGAACGACCACCAGCCGCATTGCGATGGCCACCGCCTGAGAAACTGGCACGTGAGAACGCATTCACATCAAACTGGCCAATGCTGCGGAATGAAACTTTCACATATCCTTCTGCTTCAATAAAAATGGCCGAAAAGTTCACACCCTCGATTGAAAGCGGGTAGTTCACTGTTCCTTCCGTATCGCCCTGCTGAAAATGGAATCGTTTCTTCTCTTCCAGCGAAAGCGAAATGAACGCGGTGGAATACTCCTTCAGCACCGTCAGTTTATCGTCCAGACAATAGCCGAGCAACCGCAGTCGATGTTCAGAACTGGTGTTGTGAATGTGGTTGTAAACCTCATCCTGCCTTACACCGAGGTCGAGCAGATCGGCCACAATGCGGTGCGTTTCGGATGTCACATTCGGAAAGCGGAAACTGCCGCTGTCGGTCATGATCCCCGCATAAAGACATTCGCCCGATTCCTTGTTCGGAATCCTGTCGCCCATCATTCCCGCGAAGCGATGTACCAACTCCGCGGTTGAACAGGCTGATGTATCGGAAAGCATGAAATCCACAAACTCGCTCGGCTGCGGATGGTGATCGATCATCACCTTCACATTCCCTGACCGCTGAATCACTTCCTCCAAACCAAAGGCACGGTCAGGTGAATTGAAATCCAAGCAGAAAAGTACCTCTGCTGCATTCACCAAAGCCTCCGCGTTCTTCTCATTCCCTTCATGCAGCACCACCTTCTGGGTTCCTGGCATCCATTTCAAAAATGTCGGGTAATCGTTGGGCATTATCACCGCCACCTCATGCCCTTTGGCGATGAGATAGTGGTACAATCCCAACGAGGAACCGATGGCATCACCATCTGGGCTCTTGTGCGACACGATGGCAATCTTTCGGGGCGTTGCCAACAATTCCTTCAGTTCAGTAAAATCCGTCTTGCTCAATCTGTTCTTCCTTTAAGGTTTGCGAAGTTATATATCTCAGGCAGAGACACGGAGATTCAAAATTCTGGCTGAAAACGGGTAATTGATGTTTCGTATTTCTTCATTTCGAATTTCAAACTTCTGTCGTGGTCGTTTTTTCTATTTTCGCGGCAAATTTGAAACACACAAAAACACCCAATGGCAACTAACAGAACATTTACAATGGTTAAGCCAGATGCAGTTGAGAAGAACTACATCGGAGGCATCTTGGCAAAGATCAACGGGGCAGGATTCCGTATCGTGGCTATGAAATACACCCGCTTGAGCGCTGAGCAGGCCGGTAAGTTTTACGAAGTACACAAGGAGCGTCCTTTCTACGGTGAGCTTGTAGGTTACATGAGCTCAGGGCCTATCGTTGCTGCCATTTTGGAGAAGGATAACGCAGTGGCCGACTTCCGTACGCTTATCGGTGCCACCGACCCTGCAGAGGCTGTAGCAGGAACCATTCGCGCTGAGTTTGCAGAAAGCAAAGCAAAGAATGCGGTACACGGTTCGGATAGCGATGAGAACGCTGAGATCGAAGGAAACTTCTTCTTCTCTGGCGTGGAGCGCCCATAGTGCTCTCGCAAAGGCGCTAAGGCGCTAAGATGGATTGAACAGAAAAGGTCGGAGACATTTCCGACCTTTTTCTTTTACCCTTCTTCGTTTTTCGTTTCCTAGCGCTTCATCACGCCTTTGGCGATACCGATAAGCATGCGCTTGAAAACGGGGCCTTTGCGTCCCTTCTTGCTTCCCTTGCGGAAACTGTCGAAATACATCTTGGTGTAAAGGACCGCCCAATCGGCACACTTGCGGTGGGTGAATTTCTTGCCGCCTGCCTTGCGCAGTTTCACGTTCTCTGCACCATGGGCTTTCATGTAATCGTAGGCCATGATGGCGTTCTTATAGGTCACTTCCTCATCGCCCGTGCAGTAGCATATCTGCATGGGCATTTCGGGAACCCAATTGTCCATGCTGTTCTCCACCAACAGTTTCTTGAACTCGAAATCGGGGTCGTTCACAAACAAATTGAGCAGACTGTCCGAAAGCATTTCCTTGGGAATATTGGGCAACATGCTGTTGATGTCCTCATGTGAATAGCCTCCGTTGAAAGCGCCTTTCACCGCATCGCGGTACGGTTCTGAGAACACCTGATCGTAGAACCGGTCTTTGCTGAAAAGTCGGTAGATCTCGTTGTAACCCAACAGCAGATAGGGCAAATAGTGCGGCTGAGAATATGGGTAGAACATCACATCGGCCTGCACGCCATCCAGATCGTATGGGCCCGACATGGGCGATGAGGCCGTTACCTTGTACTGGTCGGCATATTTTTCCTGCAACTTGCGCGTAACCGCCATCGCGGCATGGCCGCCCTGCGAGTAGCCCGAAACGAAGATCATCGGGTCGCGTTTCAGGGCAAGGATGCTATCGAGTTCGGCCACCGCTTTCATCATATCGATGCCCGCATTGGCCTCAGAATCGGCATGGATGTACAGGTGTCTGCGTTCGCCATGGCCCAACCCCACGTAATCGGGTTCGCAAACGGCATAGCCTGTGGTGGCAAACATCAAACAGATCTGCTCCTCGCCATTATAGCCCAGTTTTCGTTGTGGCCGTGTGGAAGTTCCATGGTTGTATATGAGCAATGGCGCGGGTTTCTTGGGCGCAATCGGCACGAAGTACAGACCCGATGCCAGCACACAGCTGCTATCGCCATAAGTGGTGCAATAGGTCACGTCATACACATCCACATCGTTCTTGATGGGAGCAATGAATTTTGGGATGCCCATGCCTTTCCATCGTTCCGTCAGTTTTTCCATCGAGAAAGAATCGACCTTGGTGTAGCTGATCAATTGCTGACCGAAAACGGTGGAGAATGAAAATGCGAGAATGAGAAGTACCGTGAAACGCTTGAAATACATATTGAATCGAATTTGGCGTGAAATTAGCAATGCATGCATCGCATTTCAAGCCAATGGAATACCGATTTCTTAAATAATTGCAATTGGTATATTTCGAAACGACAACAAACACCTAAAATGAAACACATTCTTTCCGTTCTGCTCCTCTCGGTTTTCTCTTTTCAAACCTTCGCCAAAGACGATTTCTCACTGATCATCTATGACACCTACGAAGATTACCAGGCCAAGAAAGGACGGCCGATGTATGAGTTCATCGGGTTCGATTGGACACTCGGAATCCTCAACATCTACTATCGTGTGAAGAAGAGGGACGAGGGTCGCGTGAATGCGACCAATCTCTACGGTTTCAGCGTAGGCGACCAGTTTTACCGCATTGTGAAAAGCAAGCCGTACCGCATGATCATGGAAGGTAAGATCGTTTACTACGAGAACGGACTGGCGCACCTGAACATGCTTGTAGGTGGTGAGGACGAATATGGCGTGGAACAGGGAGACTGGCATGTGATCTCGGACAATCTGAACTCCGAGGTCGTGGAATTCCCCTCCAACAAGGCCACCAAGGAGTTCGGCAGCCGCCCCGAACTGAAAGCCCTCTTCGAATGCGTGGATGACCTCAAAAAGAAGAAAACGGAGAAGGTTCGCGAATGCGTGAAGGAGAATAATTAGGGTTATGCATAGACCGTTTACAAACACATTTTGGATTGTAGCTAACCTGACAATAATTATTGCTGGCTTTGTAATCTATTGGCTTTGCACTCTCGATGTATTCGAACTCGACTATGGTTGGGAAGAACGACATAACAGATCTGCATTATTGGGTACTTTAATGTTGTATTGCCTCCTACTCTTTCTTTCGAGCAAAGTGCCAGAGCCTAAAAACAGAAAAAGCCATTATATGTCGCTGGCATTTGGGTTTGCAGTTGTTCTCACGGCCCAGTTAACAAAACTTGAATTGCATTACTAATAGCCAAATAAAATGGCTGACCTGCCGTTGTTGCCGCATGAATCGACTGGCAATTCCTTCTCTGCTTCTTCTTGTTCTCCAGATACTCGTTTCATTTAACTCAAGAACGGATTACCAAAGGCTGTTTTCAGAAAACCCTGATTTCATCTCAGATGGCTTCGACTTCCCTGTCGGACCACCCAATGCAAAAGGCTACTACAATGCTCAAGGATTTGGAAAGAACGATCATTTGGGTGATGATTGGAATGGAACCGGTGGCGGAAACTCAGACCTTGGCGACCCCATTTATGCCATCGCAAATGGCTATGTGGTTTCTACCGAAGAAAATGGCTTTGGTTGGGGAAATGTGATCCGTGTTGTCCACTACATCAAGGAGAAAGACCAATTGGTAGAATCCCTTTACGCTCATTGCGACACCATGCTGGTGAAATCTGGTACTTGGATAAAACGTGGTGATCAGATCGGAACCATCGGCAATGCAGATGGTGCTTACTGGGCGCACCTTCACTTGGAAATCCGAACCACCGTTGACATGGACCTTGGTGGAGGATATTCGGAGGAAACTACAGGTTTCACAGACCCGACCGCTTTCATTCGAGCGAATCGTCCGAGCAAGTGATCAATCCGTCACCTTTACCACTTTCTGGTGGTATTTGCCCGAATCGGAATCGATCTGCAGCGTGTAAAGTCCTTTATTGAGATAAGCGAGATCGGTGAAGCGAAAATGAACACCTGAGTAATCCTGTGCTGTTCCTTCAAACCTTCGCACTTCCTGCCCAAGGCTGTTCACCAAACGTATAAGCACCTTCTGTTTGCCCGAAGAATAGAACGTGCCCTGCAATTGGGTTGTAAACGGGTTTGGATAGACGGGAAACAGTTCGCTTTTGTCTTCATCGGTCGGATTCAACTTGGACAGGATCAGATTCGCTTTGGCGAAATTCGGAATGCCGTAACCATACGAATCGTCAGGATGACCGTACCTGTCTGCACTCTGCTCAATGGCATGAAAAACATCCATATTGGTGGCCGAATCCAAATTGGCCTGCCACAGACACGCGGCCATTCCAGCCATGATCGGACTGGAAAATGAAGTTCCGTTCTGGCCTGAAATTCCGTAGGGAGTCACTACCGCGGCTGACTGTCCCTGCGCGCACACATTCGGTTTT
This genomic interval carries:
- a CDS encoding YbgC/FadM family acyl-CoA thioesterase, which codes for MFEHSTKIRTRYSEVDRMGYVYYGNYATYFEVGRVEAMRVLGISYAELEAQGIMMPVIRYEIDYKKPAFYDEELTIITRVKEVPRSRITFEYETWNAKGELLNTALTQLVFVDSETMRPQRAPEVIVEAARRYLVDGVD
- a CDS encoding twin-arginine translocation signal domain-containing protein; its protein translation is MNRRNFIRNSAVAGASIGALGTLGSCNLSELGVKKLTILHTNDVHSRIDPFPTTDSKYPGLGGFARRAEMIKQIREQEKNVLLFDSGDIFQGTPYFNYFGGEVEFKLMSEMGYDAATYGNHDFDNGIEGLMKQLPHAKFPFINSNYELSDTPLSETTLRNKVIELDGIRVGVFGLGIELEGLVNPKLYGNVRYTDPIATANEQASYLRNEQNCDLVVCLSHLGYDYNAEKYNFDVDRMCDKHVATNSQNIDIILGGHTHTFLDQPDYVLNKDGKNVMICQVGWAGIKLGRIDLQIDVATRASKGSYIAPKVS
- the dnaA gene encoding chromosomal replication initiator protein DnaA codes for the protein MKKDCKEVWDNCLEVIRDNVPYQSYRTWFEPIVPVKLDGNVLTIQVPSQFFYEWLEEHYISLLKKTVKKELGTEGRLEYQIIMENAYNNSKPYSVRVPTNSATTKNQPVSMPLDLGRTDVIKNPFIIPGLKKVKVESQLNANYNFDNFIEGDCNRLARSAGYAVANKPGGTAFNPLLLYGGVGLGKTHLAHAIGIEIKEKHPNKTVLYVSSEKFTHQFIDAVKNNSHNDFVHFYQMIDVLIMDDVQFLAGKDKTQDVFFHIFNHLHQNGKQLVLTSDKAPVEMQGMEQRLLSRFKWGLAADLSAPELETRIAILHKKIYQDGIELPDEVLEYLAYSITTNIRELEGALISLLAQASLNKKSINLELAKQMIDKFVKNTAREISIDYIQKVVSDYFDMPIELMKSKTRKREVVQARQIAMFYAKNMTKASLATIGAQCGGKDHATVLHAYRTVNNLIETDKQFRGYISDLDKKIKLQ
- a CDS encoding low molecular weight phosphotyrosine protein phosphatase → MATPRVLMVCLGNICRSPMAEGILKHKAQQQGLDVFIDSAGTSNWHEGEQPDARAMAEMRSNNIDISYQRSRPFQVSDFDRFDHILVMDTSNRSNVLSLARNADDAAKVKLMLDYGNEVKGKSVPDPYYDDGFGRVFDLLDYACDVFIEEELK
- a CDS encoding SAM-dependent methyltransferase, encoding MSTGTLYLIPVSLGETNNDKLFPNLNLRLLDELEYLVVENEKSARRFIRSTGNKRDFDGLELILLDKRTKQHEISRPIELLIQGKDVGIMSEAGCPGVADPGQILIAQAHQFNIKVVPLIGPSSILLGLMASGLNGQGFTFHGYIPIDKRERLHKLRDMDTAVAKTGHTQIFMETPYRNQHLFDDILKTCNGNHKLCVAVDITLETEQIKTLAVAEWKTQKINLHKRPCMFLLGN
- a CDS encoding FKBP-type peptidyl-prolyl cis-trans isomerase, with amino-acid sequence MTTASGLKYIIWKHGNGEAAEKGDNVSVHYAGRLLDGSPFDNSYDRGQPFTFPLGGGRVIKGWDEGIAYLHVGDSATLIIPSNLGYGSMNRPTIPANSTLIFDVQLMDVKKVVKPTPFKTEGLDTIATGTGLKYIRLNKTDGTPVTPGSTVAVHYTGYLYDGTIFDSSVSRGEPISFPIGVGRVIKGWDEGIALLKVGEKARLIIPYQLAYGEHGAGSMIPPRTNLIFDVELVSVK
- a CDS encoding peptidylprolyl isomerase; the protein is MRLEEARVRDGSGILFCFRQKRYSGQPDRESGVYGAFRGNALMLLLLVLVTVFSACDTQPDAPPVNPNKFKKPLEEANKVLLQSEAEDIDHYVKRHNWEMEETGSGLRLMIYEHGNGKPVETGKVIRYNYETSLLTGRTCYTSEERGAKEFLVGRGGVESGLEEAVLHLREGDRVKIILPSHLAFGLLGDDDCIPKKAVVVYDLEVISVLEPNK
- a CDS encoding bifunctional oligoribonuclease/PAP phosphatase NrnA: MSKTDFTELKELLATPRKIAIVSHKSPDGDAIGSSLGLYHYLIAKGHEVAVIMPNDYPTFLKWMPGTQKVVLHEGNEKNAEALVNAAEVLFCLDFNSPDRAFGLEEVIQRSGNVKVMIDHHPQPSEFVDFMLSDTSACSTAELVHRFAGMMGDRIPNKESGECLYAGIMTDSGSFRFPNVTSETHRIVADLLDLGVRQDEVYNHIHNTSSEHRLRLLGYCLDDKLTVLKEYSTAFISLSLEEKKRFHFQQGDTEGTVNYPLSIEGVNFSAIFIEAEGYVKVSFRSIGQFDVNAFSRASFSGGGHRNAAGGRSDLSLQETIDKFVALVKENADKLNY